The Canis lupus dingo isolate Sandy chromosome 11, ASM325472v2, whole genome shotgun sequence genome includes a region encoding these proteins:
- the SIGMAR1 gene encoding sigma non-opioid intracellular receptor 1 isoform X1, with translation MQWAVGRRWAWAALLLAAAAVLAQVVWLWLGTQSFVFQREEIAQLARQYAGLDHELAFSRLIVELRRLHPGHVLPDEELQWVFVNAGGWMGAMCLLHASLSEYVLLFGTALGSRGHSGRYWAEISDTIISGTFHQWREGTTKSEVFYPGETVVHGPGEATAVEWGPNTWMVEYGRGVIPSTLAFALADTIFSTQDFLTLFYTLRAYARGLRLEFTTYLFGQDP, from the exons ATGCAGTGGGCAGTGGGCCGGCGGTGGGCGTGGGCCGCGCTGCTCTTGGCTGCCGCAGCGGTGCTGGCCCAGGTGGTCTGGCTCTGGCTGGGCACGCAGAGCTTCGTCTTCCAGCGCGAAGAGATCGCGCAGCTGGCCCGGCAGTACGCGG GGCTGGACCACGAGCTGGCTTTCTCTCGGCTGATCGTGGAGCTACGGCGGCTGCACCCAGGCCACGTGTTGCCCGACGAGGAGCTGCAGTGGGTGTTCGTGAACGCGGGCGGCTGGATGGGCGCCATGTGCCTTCTGCACGCCTCGCTGTCCGAGTACGTGCTGCTCTTCGGCACCGCCCTGGGCTCTCGCGGCCACTCGG GGCGCTATTGGGCTGAGATCTCCGACACCATCATCTCTGGCACCTTCCACCAGTGGAGAGAGGGCACTACCAAAAGTGAGGTCTTCTACCCAG GAGAGACCGTGGTGCATGGGCCTGGTGAGGCAACAGCTGTGGAGTGGGGACCAAACACATGGATGGTGGAGTATGGCCGGGGTGTCATCCCATCTACCCTGGCCTTCGCGCTGGCTGACACGATCTTCAGCACCCAGGACTTCCTCACACTCTTCTATACTCTTCGAGCCTATGCCCGGGGCCTCCGGCTTGAGTTCACCACCTACCTCTTCGGCCAGGACCCCTGA
- the SIGMAR1 gene encoding sigma non-opioid intracellular receptor 1 isoform X2 — protein MQWAVGRRWAWAALLLAAAAVLAQVVWLWLGTQSFVFQREEIAQLARQYAGLDHELAFSRLIVELRRLHPGHVLPDEELQWVFVNAGGWMGAMCLLHASLSEYVLLFGTALGSRGHSGRYWAEISDTIISGTFHQWREGTTKRETVVHGPGEATAVEWGPNTWMVEYGRGVIPSTLAFALADTIFSTQDFLTLFYTLRAYARGLRLEFTTYLFGQDP, from the exons ATGCAGTGGGCAGTGGGCCGGCGGTGGGCGTGGGCCGCGCTGCTCTTGGCTGCCGCAGCGGTGCTGGCCCAGGTGGTCTGGCTCTGGCTGGGCACGCAGAGCTTCGTCTTCCAGCGCGAAGAGATCGCGCAGCTGGCCCGGCAGTACGCGG GGCTGGACCACGAGCTGGCTTTCTCTCGGCTGATCGTGGAGCTACGGCGGCTGCACCCAGGCCACGTGTTGCCCGACGAGGAGCTGCAGTGGGTGTTCGTGAACGCGGGCGGCTGGATGGGCGCCATGTGCCTTCTGCACGCCTCGCTGTCCGAGTACGTGCTGCTCTTCGGCACCGCCCTGGGCTCTCGCGGCCACTCGG GGCGCTATTGGGCTGAGATCTCCGACACCATCATCTCTGGCACCTTCCACCAGTGGAGAGAGGGCACTACCAAAA GAGAGACCGTGGTGCATGGGCCTGGTGAGGCAACAGCTGTGGAGTGGGGACCAAACACATGGATGGTGGAGTATGGCCGGGGTGTCATCCCATCTACCCTGGCCTTCGCGCTGGCTGACACGATCTTCAGCACCCAGGACTTCCTCACACTCTTCTATACTCTTCGAGCCTATGCCCGGGGCCTCCGGCTTGAGTTCACCACCTACCTCTTCGGCCAGGACCCCTGA